The segment TCCAGCTTCATGGCGGTCGTGAGCTGCGTGACGAGCAGTGGCCAGTCCTCCTTGCGCGGCGCAATCCGCACTACGCTTCGTACATCGGACTTTGCTTCAAGGGCTCCGCCACCTCAGGTCCCATTGCATCCATACTCGCGGTCATCTCCGGATACCAACCGCTGCGCTTGAAGACCGTTGAGACCAGAGCGAGCCGTTCCACCAATTCGGGATGCTGGATGGCCGTGCGCAACGCTACCGCGCCGCCCAGCGAGAAACCCATGATCGCGGCACGCTCGAGCTTGAGTTCCGCAATCAGCGCCGCGATGTCATCGGCCATCGTCTCGAAGCGCATCGGCCGATCAACGGCGGGCGATCGGCCGTGGGACTGGAGATCCACGCCGATGACGCGATGCCCGCCAGCAAGAAGCTCCACATTAGGGCCGAACATCTCAACCGACCCGAAGCCGCCGTGCAGCAGGACGAGTGGGGAGCCCGTTCCGAAGATTTGATAAGCGAGTTGGATGCCGTTCACGTGCGCGATCGTGGAGACACTCGTATCTGTTGTCATTTCGCCCTCAATCTAGCGGTTCAGCCGCCGGTACCGGGGCTACGAGTCCCTGGCGCATTACTCTCTATGGAAAGCAATGTCGAAACCGAACCGCGCGGAGCTCATCACCCGGTATCGGGAAGGCCCCGCCGTGTTGGCGGACGCGGTGTCTCGCCTGAGCGAGAGGCAGCTCGACCACAAGCCCGCAGACGGGGGCTTCTCGGCACGCGAGGTGGTGCACCACACGGCAGATAGCGAAATGACCTCGGCCATCCGCCTTCGCCGGCTGGTCGCCGAGGATAATCCCCAGATCACAGGCTACGATCCCGACTTGTTCGCGGCACGTCTTCACTACGCCCGCCGTCCAGTGCAGCCATCACTCGACGCCATTAGGGCTGCACGGGAATCAACTGCGTCAATCCTCGAGGCCCTTAGCGAGGCGGAGTGGGAGCGGGCCGGCACGCACAGCGAACTGGGCGCATATTCGGTCGATAAGTGGCTCGAGATATATGCTGCCCACTGCCACGACCACGCCGACCAGGCACGCCGCGCAGCAGAAGGGGCGGATTAGCCAGCGATAGAACTACGCCTTCGTGACCGCGGCGATCAGGCGGCGCGCGCGCTCGAATTCGTCCGGCGTCCGCATCGTAGGGTTGCCGAAGGTGAAGCCCTCGATGCCGGCGGCGATGAAGTCTTGCAGGATCTCGGCAGCCTGTTCGGGGGTGGCCGGCTGGAACATTACCCGCCGCTCGGGCGGCATCCGTTCCATCACGGTCTTGACCTGTCCCTCGTTTTCTACCAGGACGACCGGGGAGCCCATGGTCTTGGTGATGGTGCCCGGGTCCCGGCCCTCTTCTTCGCAGTAGCGGTTCAGGATTTCAATCTTCCGTTTGATGTCCGCCAACGGGCCGAACCAGTGCGACATATCGGCGTAGCGCGCGACCAGGCGCAAGGTGCGCTTCTCGCCGCCACCGCCGACCATGATCTTCGGTCCACCAGGTTGCAGCGGGCGTGGGTTGTTGAGCGCGCGGTCGATGCGGTAATGCGTGCCGCTGAAGGACGGCCGCTCCTGGGTGAACATTAGCTTGATGATGTTCAGCGCCTCGTCGAGCCGGTCCATACGCTCGCGGATCGGCGGAAACGGAAAGCCGAACCCGACATGCTCGGACTCGTTCCAGGCGGCGCCGATGCCACAGATCATGCGCCCCTTCGATATCACGTCGAGCGTCGTAACCATTTTGGCCACAAGGGCCGGGTTGCGATAGGTCACGCCTGTCACGAGCGTTGCCAGACGTATGCGGCTCGTCTCCCGAGCCAGCGCCCCAAGCGTCGAATAGGCCTCGAGCATCGGCTCCTCCTCCTTGCCGATGGGAGTGATTTGGTAGAAGTGGTCCATCACCGTCACCAGCTCGAAGCCAGCGTTTTCCGCCGAACGCGCAAGCCCGGCTGCGTGATCGAAGAGCTGGTCCGGGGGAACACCCGGAAACGTGAAGCTGGGCATGTGATAACCAAAGAAGGGCATACCGTTCATGATGCCAGCCGGGCGCCGCGGAGCGGAGGTTTTGAATTACGCCAGCGATTGTTCCGTGTTAGCGGCCCGCTCAGCTGGCTCTTGGCACCAGGCTCACTGTCAAGTTGTCGAATCGATAACGTCGCGGACGATGCCAGCAACCTGCGTGAGGAAAGCCTTCGCACCGTTATCCGACGGGTCTTCCAGCGGCCAATTCGCGTCCCAAGCGACCAGTCGCGCCAGTGTGCCGTCGGGATAGTTCTCCCGCAAGACGACCTGCAACGCGGCGAGCGATTGCTCTAGTTGATGGGGATTCCGGCGTGCCACGTGGGCCAGCTCACTTCTGACCTGCTCGAGACCATCGGTATCGGCCCAGTAGCCGTGGACGAACGACCTGGTCGCCTCCAACGCGTCCTTCGCGTGGGCTGAGAGCCGCGGTGTTTCGCCGGCTATGTCAGCCTCCAAGGCCGCCGGGGACGCCGGTCGGAAAGGCGGTAAGCACGTAAAAGCCTGCCGGCGGGCCGGGAATGTGAATCAGCGTCAGGGTCACCCAGCTGGTGGCATGCGGTTCCGGCTGCGGCGCAGGTCCGAGTCCCAGGGCGCCGGCGTTGAAGCGCTGAATATCCCCCGGTTGCCACCCCGCGGCAAGTTAGTGCCCGGCCAGACTTTCGGGCAGAATCCGCTGCCCGATTGTCTGGCGGACGGTCAGATCGCGCGCGAAGCGACGTAGGAGACCATCCGCTCGACCTTGATCTTTCCGTCGTCGTCCAATAGCCAGGTCTGCGCGGAGGGCAACAGCTTCGGCCCGATCGGGCCGCCCTCGGTGCTGACTTCATACATGATCAGCGCGTTCCGCTCATCGCCCATGGTGGCGATCAGGCGCAGGCTGCCGGGCACGACTTGTCGTGCGAATTGCGTCAGGCCTCTCGGGGCGTCCATGTACTCGTCGATGCCCACGAGGTTCGCGGCCGGACTGTAGAACTGCACGTCCTTCGCTAGGTTGCCGCGCACGGTGTCGAAGTCGTGATTGGTCCACGCCTCCAGGTGGGACCGGGCGAGGGCGACCGCCCGCGACTCCGTTTTGGTTCTCGCATTGCTCTCGGACATCGGTTCCTCCTCCTGTGTCTTGACCTCAGAGCCCCGCTCTAGTACGCTCAACCAAGTGGTTGAATATTCTACTCGACAGCTCGATGCCGTGTACGCGGCGATTGCCCATCCGGTGCGCCGGCGGGTTCTCGATCAACTCCGGCCGCGTGACGCGACCGTGACCCAGATCGCCGCGGCGCACCCGATCTCCCTGGCGGCCGTCTCCAAGCACATTCGCGTCCTCGAAGATGCGCACCTCGTGCGGCGAACGATCGTGGGTCGCGAGCATCGCCTTACCCTCGAGCCGGCGCCACTCGCTTCGGCGGCGGGCTGGCTCGGCACGTACCGGCAGTTCTGGGAAGAGCGTCTCGATCTCCTCGAGGCCAGGCTCCGCGCCCGGAAGCGGCGGTGATCGACGCCCAGGCGATCGAGATCCATCGCCGCCTGCCTGCCCCGATCGGCGAGGTCTTCCGCTGGTGGACGGAGCCCGACCTGCTGCAGGAGTGGATGACGCCGATCGGCACCATCGAAGCCGACGTCGATCTTCGTGTCGGTGGGCGGTTGCGCATCGTCATGAAGGGCGAGGGCCGCGTGATCGAACACACCGGTGAATACCTGGAAATCGATCCTCCGCGCCGCCTGGTTTTCACCTGGGTTTCGCCCTACACCGGCAGCGTGCCCAGCGTCATCACCGTGGAGCTCAGCGACGCCGGCGACGGTCTCACCGACCTGCGCCTGGTCCACGCGCAATTACCCGATGAAGCCGCCCGCTGGCATCGTGGGGGATGGGACGCAATGCTCGACCGCCTAGGTGGCCGTCTGCACGAGAAGGAGGGACTGTATCGTGCCGGTTGACGTGCTCACCGAGACGGTGATCGATCGCCCGCCCGCCCAAGTCGCTGCCTACGCGGGCGATCCATCCAATGCGCCGCGGTGGTACGTCAACATCAAGTCAGTCGAGTGGAAAACGCCGCCGCCGATGCGCATCGGATCACAGCTTGCCTTCGTCGCGCAGTTCCTCGGCCGCCGGCTCGCCTACACCTACGAGGTGATCGACCTCGTTCCGGGCCGTCGCCTCGTGATGAAGACTGCTCAAGGCGCCTTCCCGATGGAGACCACCTATACCTGGGAGCCGGTAGGCGAGAGGCAGACGCGGATGACCCTGCGCAATCGCGGCGAACCCGCGGGGTTCTCCAAGATCGCGGCGCCCTTCATGGCGGCGGCCATGCGTCGCGCAAATCGGAAAGATCTCGCCCTCCTCAAGATGCTGCTGGAACGACCGGCCTAGCGCCCGCCTTCCCAGCGCCGCGATCAAGCGGTCAACAGTTGCTGACACGGTGTGCGCGCTCTTAACCGTTGTCAGCGACATTTCTTCGACCCAATCTGATCTTTCTCCGAGGAGAGTTATGCGTCAGCGAATGCTGTCCCAGAGTTGGCGCTCGTTAGCCGCCGGGTCGTTCACGACCTTCCCGCCCGCCTCGTCGAAGCGCATCACCGACCGCGTGAGTGAATGGTAGGGCGACCATCCGGGTGATCCATTAGTGGCGAACCCGACCCACGCGCGGTGCATCACGTCGGCAAGCGCTTGCGGCGGTCTGTCGCCGGCCAGGCCCATGGCGCCTTCGCGTCGCAGATTATCGAAGACGAATCCGATTTCGACCGCATGCGCAGCTCCAAACCGACCGTCGAAGAGCGGCGAGCGCCAGGCGAACTCATACATATGCGTCGACCCACCGTTCTTGGCGTGGGCCTCTGCGAGCCGGATGGCAGGAATACGAAAGAACCAGTCCGTGATCATCGCGGCGAGAAGGTCGCCGGCTGTTGCCTGCGGTCGGGATGCGCGGTAGACCGGCAGGGCTTGCTCGACATCGAGGCCCATGACGCGGGCCATGCTCGACAGACGGTCCGCGGTGACGCGGTCGATCGCGCCCCCGGGAACGAGGAAAAAGCGCCACTCCTCCGTGGTCGTGCCGACCATCAGCTCGATGTCAGCACTTGCTCCCGCAACGACACGCTCGATGGGCCTTGCCGGAACCACCTCGCCGTCGACGACCGGCTCGAAGATCATCCCATTGGCCGCCACCTCGCCCCATCGTGCGGGGTCTGGCCGGATGGCGAGCTCCTGCCCTAACGCGGCCTGCGCCTCGACGAGGCGATCCAGAGGGACGGCCGCGATCGACGGCATCGTCGGCGCCACGCCGAGCTTGTCGGCAAGATTGCGCCCGACCAGCTGGGCGGTTGCCAGCGAGCTCGTGTGGTGTCCCGCCCCGCTTTGCGCGATCGCTCGTTGGAACAGGCCTTCCGCACGTGGCATCGAGAGCAACGTGGCCACGCTGAACGCGCCCGCCGACTCACCAAAGATCGTGACCCGGGCCGGGTCACCGCCGAAAGCCCGGATGTTCTCCTGCACCCATTGCAGCGCGGCGATCTGGTCGAGCAGCCCCCGGTTCGCGATCCCGTCGCCGAGGTACAGAAAGCCGTCCGCTCCCAGTCGGTAGTTGAGCGTGACGCAGACCACGCCATCGCGAGCAAAGCGGGTGCCATCGTAGGTTGGGAGCGCACCGGAGCCTCGGACAAAGGCGCCGCCGTGGATCCACACCATGACGGGCAGACCGCCACTGCTCGGGTCTGGCGTCCACACGTTGAGGTTGAGGCAGTCCTCTCGCGGACGGCCTTGATCACCAAGGAGCTGATCGAAGGGCGGTGCGTAAGGCGGTTGCGGCGCGACGCGGCCATACTCGAGCGCGTCGCGCACACCGTCCCACGTCTGCGGAGGCCGTGGAGGTTGGAACCGATTCGGTCCGAACGGTGGCAGGGCGTAGGGAATTCCCTTGAACGCCGCCACGCCGTCGGTCACATGACCGCGAACCCGGCCCTGCCGAGTGGTCACCACGAAGTTGCCCGCCGCGATGCTCATGGCTCGCCTCCCAGTTAGGGTCCGCCGGTTGCGTAGATTGTCTGCCCGGTCACAAAGCTCGCATCGTCGCTGCAGAGAAAAGTGATGACGCCGGCAATATCGTCGGCCCGGCCGATCCGACGTAACGGGGTGCGTTCGGCCGCTGCCTTTTTCAAGTCCGCGTAGTCGATCCCGGTGCGTTGCGCAACCGCCTGCGTCATCCGGGTCTCGATGAACCCGGGTGCGACCGTGTTGACATTGATGTTGAAGGGACCCAGCTCGATCGCCAGCGTCCGCGCCATTCCCTGGATGCCCGCCTTGGCCGCCGAGTAATTGACCTGCCCGCGGTTGCCCAACGCCGAATTGGACGACAAAAACACCATCTTGCCCCGTCGTGCCGGGACCATCACCCGCTGCGCCGCCTGCGCACAGAGAAACGTGCCCTTGAGGTGCGTGTCGACGACAAGGTCCCAGTCGCTATCGGTCATTTTGTGAACCAGGTTGTCGCGGAGGATGCCCGCGCAGGTAACGAGGATATCGAGGCTCGCGTACTCCTTCACGGCGCGGTCGACGAGGGCTTCCACCGAGAGGCGATCCGTCACGTCGCAGGCGACCGCCAGAGCCGCTGCGCCGTGGCTTCGGATCTGCGCGGCGACCGCTTCCGCCGGTTCGAGATCCAGGTCGGAGATCACGACCTTCGCGCCGTCGGCGGCGAAACGCGTCGCCGTGGCTGCCCCGATCCCTCGCCCGCCGCCCGTCACCAACGCGGTCTGCCCCTCGAATCGTCCGCTCATGTGATGTCAACCTCCGCCTCGCCGACGGTGACCCGTTCGGCTCGTTGATTTTCCGCCCAGACCTCGAGGTGAAGCCGCCGCCCGGCATCGCGTGTGGTTTGCTCTTTCACGCGGGCCCGGCAGGTCAGCGTGTCACCGGGCCGGACCATTTCGACGAAGCGGACTGAAAGCCGTCGCACCGATTCCGGCCCGGCCAGCCAGCACAGATACTCGCCCAGGAACGCCATGCTCAGCATGCCATGCGCGATGACGCCCTCGAGTCCGACCGTTCGCGCCGTCTCGTCGTCCGTGTGGATCAGGTTGAAGTCGCCCGAGGCGCCCGCGTACTTTACGAGCTGCATCTTGGTGATCGGCGGCTTGCGAAGGTCCGGCAGGACACTGCCGCTTTCGAGGTCCGGCCGCGCCGCAAGCAGCGGACCGGTCATCGCAGGATGGCGGTGGTCGTTCCGCTGAACACGGGGCTGTCCGACTCATCCGTGCCTTCCATCCGCAGGATGAGAAACGTCATCTCGCCGAGGCGGCCCTGACGCCGATAGACGTTGGCGACTCGCACTCGGCAGCGCACGCGATCGCCCGCCCGAAGGGGCTTTTCATACCGGTACTCCTGGGCGCCGTGCAGCACGCGCGCCAGGTCGAAGGTCACGCCGGGGATCGTCATCCGAAAGGTGGTCGGAAAGGTGGGCGGCGCGATATCGCCGCGCACGCATGACGGCGTCTGGTCTTGCACAGCGTCGGCAAATTTTCGGATGGCGCCTCGCTCCACCTCGAAGAGGGCGACCTCGGACTCGCGTCCGATCAGCTCGCTGGTCAGGGCCGGAGGGTGATCCATGATCGGTCCAGGGCCTTTACGTCGCGGCCGCCAATCAGCGCGAGCGTCAGATCGATCTCGGCCATCAGGTTGCGGATGACGCGCTCCACGCCGGTCTGGCCCGCGACCGCGAGCCCGTAGGCATAGGGCCGGCCCAGCAGGACGGCGTTCGCGCCTAGGGCGAGCGCCTTGATGACGTCGGCGCCGCGCCGGATCCCGCTGTCCATCAGCACCACCGTGTTGTCTCCCAGCGCGTCGCGAACCTCGACCAGCGCATCGAGCGCCGCGACGGCCCCATCCACCTGCCGGCCACCGTGGTTGGAAACGATGACGCCCTGAAATCCGGCGTCGAGGACTCGCCGCGCGTCGTCGGCTCGCAGGACGCCCTTGGCGAGCAAAGGCAGGCGGGTCCGTTCGCGGAGCCACGCGAGGTCGTCCCAGCGTAGGCCCAGGTTGGAGAACATCCCGACCATGGCCGCTCCAGCGCCCCGCGGATCCTCTTCCGGCGAGACCGAAAGGCGCGAACGAAACACCGGGTCGCTGGTGAATTGGCCGATGCCTTCGCCGAGGATGAACGGCAGGTACTGGTTTGCGAGATCCCGAACGCGCCAGCCCAGCTGCAGCGTGTCCAGGGTCAGGACGATCGCGGCATAGCCGGCCGCCTCCGCCCGGTGCACCAGGCTGGCCACCACCTCGCGGTCGTTCACCCAGTAGAGCTGATACCAGCGCGGCGCCGCGCCCATCGCCTCGGCGATCGCCTCCATCGGTGATGACGCTGCGGTACTGACGACCCATGGAACGCCTGAGGCCGCTGAGGCACGGGCGACCGCGAGGTCGCCGTCGGAACGGGCGGCGGCGAGCACGCCGACCGGCGCCAGAAAAAACGGCGCCGGCGACGACGTACCGAGCACGGTGACGTGGAGATCTCGCTGCTCGTTGCCGGCGAGCATCGCGGGACGCAAACGCCAGCGCCCGAAGGCGTCCAGGTTGGCCCGCATCGTCGACTCGCCGCCGGCACCGCCGGCGATGTAGTCGAAGGGGCCCGGCTCGAGGACCGCTTTGGCTCGGCGTTCCCACTCATCCGGGTCGAGGGGAAGGTCGTCCGCGCTACTGACGTAGATCTCGGCCTGCGTCGCCGGCCCAAACGGAAACGATGTCTCGGGCATCGATCAGCTGGAGACGGGCCTGGCCGGACCGCGACGCGCGCGATGCGGCTCGTCTCGCAGGTCGATGGTGATGTTCGTGGCGCGGCAGCTCGCCAGCAGCGTGCCGTCCTCGTCATGCAGCTCGGACGCGGCGAAGGTCACTCGTCGAGTCTTGCGCACGACCCAGCCGGTCGCGCGGATTCGCCCCGGCCGGGTCGGCCGATAGAACTCCGTCCTCAGGTCGGCGGTGAGGTAGACCTCGTCCCGGTCGAGAAGGCTCCAGGTCGCGCTGCCCATGGCGCTGTCGAGGATGGCGGTCACCATGCCGCCGTGGACGATCCAGCCGTCGCCCGCCGGAAATGCCTGATCGCTGTTCGGCTCCCACTCCAGCACGGCGCGTCCTGCCTCGAGCTCGGCACGCCGCCAGCCGAGCGCATTCCAGATCCCCGGCTCCCCCGGCGTTGGTTGTTGCCACGAGTCCATTTCTGCGAACCGCTCGCCAGGGCGAAAGCCAGTGTCCGCGGTTGTCATGACGCGGTCCGCGTCCGTTCTTGTTCCACCAGCACACGGCGCAGGATTTTCCCCGAAGGGCTCTTCGGGATCTGACTCACGATCTCGAGCTGCCGGATCTTCTTGTACGGCGCCACCTGCTGGTTCACGAATGCGATCAGCTCGTCCGGCGTGACGGCACCCTTGAGCACGACCAGCGCCTTTGGTACTTCGCCGGCTTCCCGATCGGGGCATGGGATCACCGCGGCGTCGGCCACGGCCGGGTGCGTGAGGAGAAGTCCCTCGAGCTCGGCGGGCGCGACCTGGTATCCCTTGTACTTGATGAGCTCCTTGAGCCGGTCCACGACATGCAGGTAGCCATCGGCATCCACGGACCCGATGTCCCCGGTATGCAGCCAACCTTGCGCATCGAGCATGGCCGCGGTCGCCTCCGGATTGTTGAGGTACCCCGTCATCACCTGGGGTCCGCGGATCCACACTTCCCCTTGCCCTCCCGGTCCTAGCTCGGCCCCGCTCGCGGGATCCATGACCTTGCATTCCGTGTTCGGGATGAGGAGGCCGGCCGAGCCGCCGCGCCGCTTCAAGGGCTCGACGGGCGTGGTCGACACCACGGGGCTCGTTTCGGTGAGCCCGTATCCCTGGGCGACGAAGCATTTCAGGCGGTCGCCGCACGCCTGCTCAACATTGGCGTCGAGCGGGGCGGCGCCCGAGTTGATCGAGAGCAAGGCGTGCAGGTCATATCGGGCGACCAATGGGTGCTTGGCCAGGGCCAGAACGATGGGTGGCACGACGTTGGCGCGCGTGATCGCGTAGTCCTGCATCAGCCGGAGGAAGAGTTCCAGGTCGAAGCGGGGCATGGTGACGATGGTCACGCCCTGGTAGAGGCTGATGTTCAGCAGCACCGTGAAGCCGTAGATGTGGTAGAAGGGCAGGACCGCGATCGAGCGTTCGTCCTCGGTGGCCTGAACGACCGCGGAGGTCTGCACGATGTTCGCGACCAGGTTTCGGTGGGTGAGCATGACACCCTTCGGCAGGCCGGTCGTCCCGCTCGAGTAGGGCAGCGCCACGAGGTCCTTCCGGGGATCGATCGCCACGGTCGGGACCGCGTCCTCCGCTTCCATCAACGCCGCGAACGGCGTGGCCCCTGGCGCCTCGCCAAAGACGAAAATCTCCTCGACCTTTGCCTGGCGTGCCGCCTCGAGCGCGTGGTCGAGGAGTTGGGGGACGGTGACGAGGTACTTCGCTTTGGCGTCGTTGAGCTGAAGCGCGAGCTCGCGAGGCGTCGACAATGGATTTGAGGTCGTCGCGATCCCACCAAGCGTGGCGACCCCGTGCAAGGCGACCGCGTACTCGGGAACGTTCGGGCTGTAGATCGCGAAGACGTCGCCTTTTTTGAACCCACGGCGCGCGAGGCTGGCCGCCACCCGGCGGACTGACCTGGCCAACTCTGCGTACGTGAGCGTGCGTCCGGTCGGCCCATCGATCAGCGCCGGCTTGTTCCCCAGCGCGGCGGCACCGGCGAGCACGAAGGCCGGCAGCGAGATATCCGGGATGTCGACATCCGGGTAGGGGCTTCGGAAGATCACGTGCGCATCCCGGTCAGCTCCATGCGCGGAGCGTAGCGTGTCCCTTCAAGAGGTTGCGCGCGATCGACCGTCGCTGGATCTCATCGGTTCCCTCGTAAATCCGGTAGACGCGCACATCGCGCATCACGCGTTCGATCGGCATCTCTTTCGTGTAGCCCATCCCGCCGTGGATCTGCATCACCCGGTCGACGACCCGCCAGATCATGCCGGCGCCCGCCAGCTTCGCCATCGACGCCTCGTGCCGAGCGTCCCCACCCTGGTCGGCCTTCCAGGCGGCATTGAGCACCAGCCACTTCACCTGCTCGATCTCGACGGCGCTGTCGGCCAGCATCCACTGGATCGCCTGGTACTCGGCGATCGGGCGGCCAAACGCGATCCGCTGGCGCGAATAATCCAGCGCCATCTCGAGCAGCCGTTGCGCCTGGCCGATGGCCCGGGCCGGGATGATGATCCGGCCCTGGCCAATCCAGGCCATGGCGAGCTGGAAGCCCTTTCCGACTTCACCGAGGACGTTGTCATCGGGGACGCGGACCCCGTCGAAGCTGATCTCCGCCGGCCGCCACGCGCCCATCGTCTGGATCGGCTGGCTGCTCCATCCCATCGCTCGATCAACGAGGAACGCGGTGACGCCACCCTGGTGACCCTTCCCCCTGTCGGTGACGGCAAAGACGATCGCGAAGTCCGCTTCGAGACCATTCGTGATGAAGACCTTCCGGCCGTTGAGGACCCAGTCCGAGCCGTCGCGGACCGCCGGCATCTGGATGTTGGTCGCGTCCGAGCCGGTGTCGGGCTCGGTCAACGCAAAGCAACTTGTTCGATCGCCGTCGATGGTGGGGCAGAGGTACCGCTGCTTTTGCTCGGCGTTGCAAGAGTAAAGAATGTTATCCGCGTGTCCTCCGTAAGAGAAGGGGATCAGCGCTCTCGACG is part of the Candidatus Dormiibacterota bacterium genome and harbors:
- a CDS encoding acyl-CoA dehydrogenase family protein; the protein is MDFGLTNEQRMILGTVREFVTKELLPLEAEAQRAELDGRSFPEPADIRRLQQRAKTAGLWGLLTPEEYGGANLGLLMTSLISMETSRALIPFSYGGHADNILYSCNAEQKQRYLCPTIDGDRTSCFALTEPDTGSDATNIQMPAVRDGSDWVLNGRKVFITNGLEADFAIVFAVTDRGKGHQGGVTAFLVDRAMGWSSQPIQTMGAWRPAEISFDGVRVPDDNVLGEVGKGFQLAMAWIGQGRIIIPARAIGQAQRLLEMALDYSRQRIAFGRPIAEYQAIQWMLADSAVEIEQVKWLVLNAAWKADQGGDARHEASMAKLAGAGMIWRVVDRVMQIHGGMGYTKEMPIERVMRDVRVYRIYEGTDEIQRRSIARNLLKGHATLRAWS